The following coding sequences are from one Candidatus Nitrohelix vancouverensis window:
- the cpaF gene encoding Flp pilus assembly complex ATPase component, which yields MALGEKLRLGDVLVKAGVITSEQLGKALAAQKQYGIPLGRVLIKSKLLTEEKLAVSLSEQLNIPFIDLQDITIEQDAVSLINENLARLHKLIPISLKGGLLKIAMVDPLNIFAIDEVTIKSGKDIDINIATETDINRAIQEEYGVAASIQAAVKSLGNLEDKKEEEKSLLGDNAVATKELEVDSPVAKLVKVILSQALDDGASDIHIEPGEDSTKIRYRIDGVLFEASSPPKTLESALISRIKVLANMDIAETRSPQDGGFGVDLGKPIELRVSTCPTVYGENMVLRILDKSNLRVDLSQSGLIGDNLTKVNDLLAKPYGVILVTGPTGSGKTTTLYGALQKLNTPEKNIKTIEDPVEYRLTGIRQTQVNPKAHITFATGLRSLMRQDPDIIMVGEIRDPETAEIAIQAALTGHLVLSTLHTNDAPGAISRLADLGAEPFLLSSSIIGVIAQRLIRTICQNCKEPRPATDEELKVLFPNGDAKPVTLMEGAGCKACKRSGYSGRLGVFEVLVVSDEIRAMILKGASPMEIRGMAKEIQNMSTLRGDGIAKVLMGLTTVKELNRVTFAD from the coding sequence ATGGCGTTGGGAGAAAAATTACGTTTGGGAGATGTGCTTGTAAAAGCGGGCGTTATCACTTCCGAGCAGTTGGGCAAGGCGCTGGCCGCGCAGAAGCAATACGGCATTCCTTTAGGGCGGGTGTTGATCAAGTCCAAATTGCTGACCGAAGAAAAGCTGGCGGTGAGTCTGTCTGAGCAGTTGAACATCCCTTTCATTGATTTGCAGGACATCACCATCGAGCAGGATGCAGTGAGTCTGATCAACGAGAATCTGGCGCGTTTGCACAAGTTGATTCCCATTTCTCTGAAGGGCGGGCTGTTGAAGATTGCGATGGTCGACCCTCTGAATATTTTCGCGATTGACGAGGTGACGATTAAATCGGGCAAGGATATCGACATCAATATCGCCACCGAAACCGATATCAACCGGGCCATTCAAGAGGAATACGGCGTCGCCGCATCGATTCAGGCGGCGGTGAAAAGTTTGGGCAATCTGGAAGATAAGAAGGAAGAAGAAAAATCCCTGCTCGGCGATAATGCGGTGGCGACGAAGGAACTGGAGGTGGATTCTCCGGTCGCAAAACTGGTGAAGGTGATCCTGTCTCAGGCCTTGGATGACGGGGCGAGCGATATTCACATTGAACCGGGAGAAGATTCCACCAAAATCAGGTATCGCATTGACGGCGTTTTGTTCGAAGCCAGCAGTCCTCCTAAAACGCTGGAGTCGGCGCTGATTTCGCGCATCAAGGTTTTGGCGAACATGGACATCGCCGAGACCCGGTCGCCTCAGGACGGCGGTTTTGGCGTTGATCTGGGCAAGCCCATCGAGCTTCGCGTGTCCACCTGCCCGACCGTGTACGGCGAAAACATGGTGCTTCGAATTCTGGACAAGAGCAACCTCCGGGTCGATCTTTCGCAGTCGGGTTTGATTGGCGACAATCTGACGAAAGTCAACGATCTGCTGGCGAAACCCTACGGCGTTATTCTTGTCACCGGCCCGACGGGTAGCGGTAAAACCACGACCCTTTACGGCGCCTTGCAAAAGCTGAACACTCCCGAAAAAAATATCAAAACCATTGAAGACCCCGTGGAATACCGCCTGACCGGAATACGACAGACCCAGGTCAATCCGAAGGCGCATATCACCTTTGCCACCGGTTTGCGTTCACTCATGCGTCAGGACCCCGACATCATCATGGTCGGTGAAATCCGTGACCCGGAAACGGCGGAGATTGCGATACAGGCCGCGCTCACCGGTCATCTGGTTCTCAGCACCCTGCATACGAACGACGCGCCGGGCGCGATCTCTCGTCTGGCGGATCTGGGCGCGGAGCCTTTTCTGCTGTCCTCTTCAATTATCGGCGTCATTGCGCAACGATTGATTCGCACCATTTGCCAGAACTGCAAGGAGCCGCGCCCTGCGACGGACGAGGAATTGAAAGTTTTGTTTCCAAACGGCGACGCCAAACCGGTCACCTTGATGGAAGGCGCAGGTTGCAAGGCCTGCAAGCGAAGCGGGTACAGCGGGCGTCTGGGAGTTTTCGAGGTCCTGGTCGTGTCCGATGAAATTCGGGCGATGATTCTCAAGGGAGCGTCTCCGATGGAAATCAGGGGCATGGCGAAGGAAATCCAGAACATGTCAACCTTGCGCGGAGACGGCATCGCAAAAGTGTTGATGGGCTTGACCACCGTGAAAGAGCTGAACCGAGTCACGTTTGCCGATTGA